From a single Gimesia fumaroli genomic region:
- a CDS encoding DUF427 domain-containing protein, with protein sequence MMVFKPNLARIVLGNLNQYPFSFRFKVLLRQLSDEECGVPKAIWNEVILVESDESITIDGDVYFPLESVNNLFLKRSSSTSICPRKGKALFFDVVVDGKMNRDAAWYYPEPDQEYPQLTNRIAFWKGVEIRQ encoded by the coding sequence ATGATGGTTTTCAAACCAAACTTGGCTAGGATAGTTTTGGGCAACCTCAATCAATATCCATTCTCATTTCGTTTTAAAGTTCTTTTACGACAACTTAGCGATGAGGAGTGTGGTGTGCCTAAGGCAATTTGGAACGAAGTGATACTTGTTGAGTCTGATGAGAGTATCACGATTGATGGAGACGTCTATTTCCCTCTGGAATCAGTCAACAATCTTTTTCTGAAAAGAAGTTCATCTACTTCGATCTGCCCCCGCAAAGGAAAAGCGCTGTTCTTCGATGTTGTCGTTGACGGAAAAATGAATCGCGATGCTGCATGGTATTACCCCGAACCGGATCAAGAATATCCACAGCTGACAAATCGGATTGCGTTCTGGAAAGGCGTTGAAATACGCCAGTAA
- a CDS encoding Mrp/NBP35 family ATP-binding protein: MANSEINEASLQSCLKELIDPVFQKPLSASGFLKGANVGEDGGVSIQIELPVPSYPLQSELSELIENAVRTAFPDCEGLKIEYSINIKGKNSGGRLGLNVKNVIAVGAGKGGVGKSTVAASLAFALKKYGARVGLVDADVYGPSIPHLVGTSEKPVAQEFQGKDGQTLTRIIPVEADGLKVMSMAFFVEPEQAVIWRGPMLHKAISQFLQDTEWGELDYLVIDMPPGTGDVSLTLSQLLDLAGAVVVCSPQQVALLDAVKAVQMFRQVKIPVLGIVENMSGDIFGRGGAQTKGEELQIPFLGEIPMNAEIREKSDVGNISQLVEADSESQACLLKVAENTAIEIARTLIENPIRPPLEIL, translated from the coding sequence ATGGCAAATTCTGAAATCAACGAAGCAAGTTTACAGAGCTGTCTCAAAGAACTCATTGACCCTGTCTTCCAAAAGCCGTTGTCGGCATCTGGTTTTTTGAAAGGAGCGAATGTTGGAGAGGACGGAGGGGTTTCGATTCAAATTGAATTGCCCGTTCCTTCGTATCCTCTGCAATCCGAATTATCTGAATTGATTGAGAATGCCGTACGGACTGCGTTTCCTGATTGCGAAGGTCTGAAGATTGAATACTCCATCAATATCAAAGGCAAGAACTCCGGCGGTCGGCTGGGATTGAATGTGAAAAATGTGATTGCCGTCGGTGCAGGAAAAGGCGGTGTTGGAAAAAGTACCGTTGCTGCGAGTCTGGCTTTTGCCCTCAAAAAATATGGAGCACGCGTGGGTCTGGTGGATGCAGACGTCTATGGGCCGAGTATTCCGCATCTGGTGGGAACCAGTGAAAAACCGGTTGCTCAGGAGTTTCAAGGTAAGGATGGTCAGACGCTCACACGCATCATTCCAGTGGAAGCGGATGGCTTAAAAGTAATGTCGATGGCATTTTTTGTTGAACCTGAGCAAGCCGTCATCTGGCGAGGGCCGATGTTGCATAAGGCGATTTCTCAGTTTCTTCAGGATACAGAGTGGGGAGAGCTCGATTATCTGGTGATCGACATGCCCCCGGGAACAGGCGATGTTTCATTAACATTGTCACAGCTGCTTGATCTGGCCGGAGCTGTTGTCGTCTGTTCTCCTCAACAGGTGGCGTTACTGGATGCCGTGAAAGCAGTGCAGATGTTTCGCCAGGTGAAAATTCCCGTCCTGGGAATTGTGGAAAATATGTCGGGCGATATTTTTGGTCGAGGCGGCGCACAGACGAAAGGTGAGGAATTACAGATTCCGTTTCTGGGTGAGATCCCAATGAATGCAGAAATTCGCGAAAAATCGGATGTGGGAAATATCTCTCAGTTGGTGGAAGCGGATTCGGAATCGCAGGCCTGTTTACTCAAAGTGGCAGAGAATACGGCGATTGAAATTGCCCGCACTCTAATCGAAAATCCAATAAGACCACCCCTGGAAATTCTCTAA
- a CDS encoding SufE family protein, protein MTLDQNSTTQNTTENMMSIEELIEEFEFLNDWEERCDFLIDLGFELPPMPESDKTEVNRVHGCQSMVWLTTELKQVDDQRVLEIHADSDALIVKGLIAVLLAIYNNKTPEEVLTIDVKQYFSQLQLDKYLSSQRKNGLFGMVERVQQEAKLLAG, encoded by the coding sequence ATGACACTGGATCAGAATTCAACAACACAAAATACGACCGAGAACATGATGAGCATTGAAGAGCTGATAGAGGAGTTTGAGTTTCTGAACGATTGGGAAGAACGTTGTGACTTTCTGATCGATCTGGGATTTGAATTACCGCCGATGCCCGAGTCTGACAAGACAGAAGTAAACCGTGTGCACGGTTGTCAGAGTATGGTCTGGCTGACAACCGAATTGAAGCAGGTTGACGATCAGAGGGTTCTGGAGATCCATGCGGACAGCGATGCCTTAATTGTAAAGGGATTAATCGCGGTACTGCTTGCCATTTATAATAATAAAACTCCGGAAGAAGTTCTGACGATTGATGTCAAACAATATTTTTCTCAATTACAGCTGGATAAGTATCTCAGTTCGCAGAGAAAGAATGGATTGTTCGGGATGGTCGAGCGCGTTCAGCAGGAAGCAAAATTACTAGCCGGGTAA
- a CDS encoding DUF1570 domain-containing protein, which yields MLSCFRTILAGVLVAGLCLITETSATAKHPSLIEMKTRNEVFVGKSIAHNDDISWMMDQTGRLSEVPLKKVTAYRRVASEFQRLPISKMKQQLQEEFGPLFEVISTRHYLICAPRGKAKAYGGVFEDLYDSFSHYFSLRGYQVKAPEFLMVTIIFPDRDQFFAYCKKDGVRAGDGLLGYYHPHTNRTALFDQRTATSSVDQDQAHNELAFSRVSSTGKNLTEALRDTMIHEATHQVAFNTGLHSRIGENPRWVVEGLATTFESDELRAHTGGRARSVSRINRTRLLWFHHYAQKRRGKESLQAFIRDDRQFHSATLDAYAEAWALTFFLVETQPARYARYLKKISARDPLKEYSADAREQDFKDAFKTNIRTMEVDYLHFMNQLTQDLVQHN from the coding sequence ATGTTATCCTGTTTTCGTACTATTCTGGCCGGAGTTCTCGTAGCCGGTCTCTGTTTGATAACGGAGACATCGGCAACAGCCAAGCATCCTTCCCTGATTGAGATGAAAACCAGAAATGAGGTTTTTGTCGGCAAATCGATTGCGCACAACGACGATATCAGCTGGATGATGGATCAGACTGGTAGACTATCAGAAGTGCCGCTGAAAAAAGTGACAGCTTATCGGCGAGTCGCATCCGAATTTCAACGCCTGCCGATCAGCAAAATGAAGCAACAATTGCAGGAAGAGTTCGGCCCGTTATTTGAAGTGATCTCGACCAGGCATTATCTGATTTGTGCGCCGCGCGGAAAGGCGAAAGCCTATGGGGGCGTTTTTGAAGATCTGTACGATTCATTCTCGCATTATTTTTCCTTACGAGGCTATCAGGTTAAGGCTCCGGAATTTTTGATGGTTACCATTATATTTCCGGACCGTGATCAATTTTTCGCATACTGTAAAAAAGATGGCGTGCGTGCCGGAGATGGACTGCTGGGATACTATCACCCGCATACGAATCGAACTGCTTTGTTCGATCAACGTACGGCGACGTCTTCAGTTGATCAGGATCAAGCCCATAATGAACTCGCATTTTCGCGTGTCTCAAGCACTGGTAAAAATCTGACCGAAGCATTACGAGATACGATGATCCATGAGGCGACACACCAGGTTGCTTTCAATACCGGTTTACATTCGCGAATTGGAGAGAATCCTCGCTGGGTTGTAGAAGGTCTGGCAACAACGTTTGAGTCGGATGAGTTGCGTGCCCATACCGGGGGACGTGCCAGGTCCGTCTCGCGAATCAATCGAACGCGACTTTTGTGGTTTCATCATTATGCACAGAAACGTCGTGGAAAAGAGTCGCTACAGGCATTTATTCGGGACGACCGACAGTTCCATTCTGCGACTTTAGACGCGTATGCCGAGGCGTGGGCGCTGACGTTTTTTCTGGTAGAAACACAACCGGCACGTTATGCCCGTTATCTGAAAAAGATTTCCGCCCGCGATCCGCTTAAAGAATACTCGGCGGATGCGCGAGAGCAGGATTTTAAAGATGCCTTCAAAACCAATATCCGGACAATGGAAGTGGATTATTTACACTTCATGAATCAGTTAACACAGGATCTGGTTCAACATAATTAG
- a CDS encoding disk-shape morphogenesis protein volactin: MSSSLYIGSTCLRVLQNDANHKLTRRSIETAYTVMEDTLENRQLLQKIAVPFLFSEGTLIIPGENAGQIARFSHSPLYPLFTNGELVLNDPVNRQLLSTLIQSVLPKARRTGEYCSFITPGTDPAAPLSKLVSQLIALQGFTPFATTITQSAGLAALPASLHYSGYVVYLGHSHSEIGLIHQSRVVVRHSAPYGSEWLDEQLAYAFKFFKTDSAGETVPDSEKARTKRLNPEINLSPYLSNHSLLTNWYESLFDSLLDQFASQLDSMQNYIETLEILPVVYMGELSHIDGFDELLAQNLSNRKIRFDTGQVTLIQDEHFSITRGALVMAAMEEETLSRAA; this comes from the coding sequence ATGAGTAGTTCATTATACATAGGCTCAACCTGCCTGAGAGTTTTGCAAAACGACGCAAACCACAAATTAACGCGCCGCTCGATTGAGACAGCGTATACTGTGATGGAGGATACACTCGAGAACCGCCAGTTACTGCAGAAGATCGCAGTCCCGTTTCTCTTTTCTGAAGGCACATTGATCATTCCGGGAGAAAATGCAGGTCAAATCGCCCGCTTTTCACATTCGCCTCTCTATCCGCTTTTCACAAACGGGGAACTGGTTTTAAATGATCCAGTGAATCGGCAATTGCTCTCAACGCTGATTCAGTCAGTCCTTCCCAAAGCGCGGAGAACCGGCGAATATTGTTCGTTTATCACTCCGGGAACGGATCCTGCAGCACCACTCAGCAAACTGGTCTCACAGTTAATTGCTTTGCAAGGCTTCACTCCCTTTGCAACGACGATCACACAATCTGCCGGTTTAGCAGCGCTGCCAGCCAGCTTACACTATTCAGGGTATGTCGTTTACCTCGGGCATTCACATTCCGAAATCGGCCTGATTCACCAGTCTCGCGTCGTCGTGCGACATTCTGCCCCTTATGGCAGTGAGTGGCTTGACGAGCAATTGGCGTATGCATTCAAATTCTTCAAAACAGATTCAGCAGGGGAAACCGTTCCCGATTCTGAAAAAGCCAGAACCAAACGACTCAATCCTGAGATCAACCTCAGCCCTTACTTGTCGAATCATTCTCTACTGACAAACTGGTACGAATCGCTATTCGACAGTCTGTTAGACCAATTCGCATCCCAACTGGATTCCATGCAGAATTATATTGAAACACTGGAAATACTTCCGGTGGTCTACATGGGCGAACTGTCACACATTGACGGTTTTGATGAATTGCTCGCACAGAATCTCTCCAACCGAAAGATTCGATTCGATACCGGGCAGGTCACGCTGATTCAGGACGAACATTTCAGTATCACCCGTGGTGCCCTGGTAATGGCTGCGATGGAAGAAGAAACGCTCAGTCGGGCAGCCTAA